Proteins encoded in a region of the Paucibacter sediminis genome:
- a CDS encoding RidA family protein: MKTIATLALLLGCCSLGHADEVLRHRPPGSSFPIASAVEVPAGKTLVYLSGAVPPVVDEKAERGSLAAYGDTRTQTAGTLAGIERSLKSLGLTMGDVVKMQVFLVGDPAKGGKMDFDGFMSAYREHFGSAAQPRLPARSVMQVAGLVLPGWLVEIEVTAVRP, translated from the coding sequence ATGAAGACCATCGCCACCCTGGCCCTGCTACTGGGCTGCTGCAGCCTCGGCCACGCTGACGAGGTGCTGCGCCACCGCCCGCCCGGCTCCAGCTTCCCGATCGCCAGTGCGGTGGAGGTGCCGGCCGGCAAGACCCTGGTCTATCTGAGCGGCGCGGTGCCGCCGGTGGTGGACGAGAAGGCCGAGCGCGGCAGCCTGGCCGCCTATGGCGACACCCGCACCCAGACCGCCGGCACGCTGGCCGGCATCGAGCGCAGCCTCAAGAGCCTGGGGCTCACCATGGGCGACGTGGTGAAGATGCAGGTGTTTCTGGTGGGCGACCCGGCCAAGGGCGGCAAGATGGATTTCGACGGCTTCATGAGCGCCTACCGCGAGCATTTCGGCAGCGCCGCACAGCCGCGCCTGCCGGCGCGCTCGGTGATGCAGGTGGCCGGGCTGGTGCTGCCGGGCTGGCTGGTGGAGATCGAGGTCACGGCCGTGCGGCCCTGA
- a CDS encoding methyl-accepting chemotaxis protein, with protein MQALRNRSIATRLRLGFALLILVSMAVALFGRLALSQVGLRMQALTEQHLVVVGLLGQIKDNVNVTARAARNIALLSDAAAKQAEKAVIDANRNDTRGLLKQLEDRLAAEAGGALLKQVTATRQAYVKVMDQAISEGLAGHNEAARDLLVGEVSQTQTAYFGSLNELVKLQRQRMDEAKQEADATIARAGLAMLGLLGLAAMCGLVIANWLARSVTRPLLAAVQVTQRIARGDLSSRIVAESDDEVGQLSRSLHAMQEALRSLVGVVRASSDSVATGAGQIAVGNGDLSQRTERQASSLQQTAASMEQLSGTVLGSAETARQANAFAAVASGAAERGAAVVGQVITTMDGINAASRRIGDIVGVIDGIAFQTNILALNAAVEAARAGEQGRGFAVVAAEVRNLAQRSASAAREIKSLIATNESTVEAGSRLVGEAGHSMRDIHAQVARVVGLIGELGAAAEAQSRDIVQINQAVAQLDESTQQNAALVEQSAAAADSLSQQARVLVDAVSAFRLELA; from the coding sequence ATGCAAGCATTGAGAAACCGTTCCATCGCGACACGGCTGCGGCTGGGGTTTGCGCTCCTGATACTCGTCAGCATGGCGGTGGCCCTGTTCGGGCGCCTGGCGCTCAGCCAGGTGGGGCTGCGGATGCAGGCGCTGACCGAACAGCATCTGGTGGTCGTCGGCCTGCTTGGCCAGATCAAGGACAACGTCAACGTCACCGCCCGTGCCGCGCGCAATATCGCCCTGCTCAGCGACGCCGCCGCCAAGCAGGCCGAGAAGGCGGTGATCGACGCCAACCGCAACGACACCCGGGGCCTGCTCAAGCAACTGGAGGATCGCCTTGCGGCAGAGGCCGGCGGGGCCTTGCTGAAGCAGGTCACGGCGACGCGCCAGGCCTATGTGAAGGTGATGGACCAGGCCATCAGCGAGGGCCTGGCCGGGCACAACGAGGCCGCGCGCGACCTGCTGGTGGGCGAGGTCTCGCAGACGCAGACGGCCTACTTCGGCAGCCTCAACGAGCTGGTCAAGTTGCAGCGCCAGCGCATGGATGAGGCCAAGCAGGAGGCCGACGCCACCATCGCGCGCGCCGGCCTGGCGATGCTGGGCCTGCTGGGCTTGGCGGCCATGTGCGGGCTGGTGATCGCCAACTGGCTGGCGCGCAGCGTCACCCGGCCCTTGCTGGCGGCGGTGCAGGTGACCCAGCGCATCGCGCGCGGCGACCTCAGCTCGCGCATCGTGGCCGAGTCGGACGACGAGGTGGGCCAGCTGAGCCGTTCCCTGCATGCCATGCAGGAGGCCTTGCGCAGCCTGGTGGGCGTGGTGCGTGCCAGCAGCGACTCGGTGGCCACCGGCGCCGGCCAGATCGCGGTGGGCAACGGCGATCTCTCGCAACGCACCGAACGCCAGGCCAGCAGCCTGCAGCAGACCGCCGCCTCGATGGAGCAGCTCTCCGGCACGGTACTAGGCAGCGCCGAGACGGCGCGCCAGGCGAATGCCTTTGCCGCCGTCGCGAGCGGCGCGGCCGAGCGCGGCGCGGCGGTGGTGGGGCAGGTCATCACCACCATGGACGGCATCAACGCGGCCTCGCGCCGCATCGGCGACATCGTCGGCGTGATCGACGGCATCGCCTTCCAGACCAATATCCTGGCCCTGAACGCCGCCGTGGAGGCGGCCCGTGCCGGCGAGCAGGGGCGCGGCTTTGCGGTGGTGGCCGCGGAGGTGCGCAATCTGGCGCAGCGCTCGGCCAGCGCGGCGCGCGAGATCAAGTCGCTGATCGCCACCAACGAAAGCACGGTGGAGGCCGGCTCGCGCCTGGTGGGCGAGGCCGGCCACAGCATGCGCGACATCCATGCGCAGGTGGCGCGCGTGGTGGGCCTGATCGGCGAGCTGGGCGCGGCGGCCGAGGCACAGAGCCGCGACATTGTGCAGATCAACCAGGCGGTGGCGCAGCTGGACGAGTCGACCCAGCAGAACGCGGCGCTGGTGGAGCAATCCGCCGCCGCGGCCGACAGCCTGAGCCAGCAGGCGCGCGTGCTGGTGGATGCGGTGAGCGCCTTCAGGCTGGAGCTGGCTTAG
- a CDS encoding GNAT family N-acetyltransferase, with protein MQTLTISDDKAALDLDLLHRFLSQESSWARGLPRATMERSIANSLCFGAYLEGEQIGFARVVTDGASFAYLCDVFVLAEHRGRGHSKALMRAVLAHPQLQGLRRFMLATSTAPWLYAQFGFTPVAKPEALMERLDRDVYSRPA; from the coding sequence ATGCAGACACTCACCATCAGCGACGACAAGGCAGCCCTGGACCTGGACCTGCTGCACCGCTTTCTGAGCCAGGAATCCAGCTGGGCGCGGGGCCTGCCGCGCGCCACCATGGAGCGATCGATCGCCAACTCGCTGTGCTTTGGCGCCTATCTAGAGGGCGAGCAGATCGGCTTTGCCCGCGTCGTCACCGATGGCGCCAGCTTCGCCTATCTGTGCGATGTGTTCGTGCTGGCCGAGCATCGCGGCCGTGGCCACAGCAAGGCGCTGATGCGGGCGGTGCTGGCGCACCCGCAGCTGCAAGGCCTGCGCCGCTTCATGCTTGCCACCAGCACCGCGCCCTGGCTCTATGCGCAGTTCGGTTTCACGCCGGTGGCCAAGCCGGAGGCGCTGATGGAGCGGCTGGACCGGGACGTCTACAGCCGGCCGGCCTGA
- a CDS encoding histidine phosphatase family protein, giving the protein MTELLLIRHGETDWNRRQCFQGQIDVPLNAHGLAQAERLAARLRAEPIQALVASDLSRALQTAAPLAHALGLQTERQAALREQGFGILEGMSFDDIRRAHPEEFAQWARHEPDYALPGGAESRQHFFQRVIAALGQLAVAHPRQTLAVVTHGGVLDMVWRHAQALPLHGPRECAIPNTGINRVRVRLDDAGAARFEILGWADAAHLEGLADQGLAAVSAR; this is encoded by the coding sequence ATGACCGAGCTGCTGCTGATACGCCATGGCGAGACCGACTGGAACCGCCGCCAATGTTTCCAGGGCCAGATCGACGTGCCGCTGAACGCCCATGGCCTGGCCCAGGCCGAGCGCCTGGCGGCGCGCCTGCGCGCCGAGCCCATCCAGGCCCTGGTGGCCAGCGATCTGAGCCGCGCGCTGCAGACCGCCGCGCCGCTGGCGCATGCCCTGGGCCTGCAGACCGAGCGGCAGGCGGCGCTGCGCGAGCAGGGCTTCGGCATTCTGGAAGGCATGAGCTTCGACGACATCCGCCGCGCCCATCCCGAGGAGTTCGCGCAATGGGCCCGCCATGAGCCCGATTACGCGCTGCCGGGTGGCGCCGAAAGCCGCCAGCATTTCTTCCAGCGCGTCATCGCCGCGCTGGGCCAGCTGGCGGTGGCGCACCCGCGCCAGACCCTGGCCGTGGTCACCCATGGCGGCGTGCTCGACATGGTGTGGCGCCACGCCCAGGCCCTGCCCCTGCACGGCCCGCGCGAATGCGCCATTCCGAATACCGGCATCAACCGCGTGCGCGTGCGCCTGGACGATGCCGGCGCCGCGCGCTTTGAGATCCTCGGCTGGGCCGACGCGGCCCATCTGGAGGGCCTGGCGGATCAGGGCTTGGCGGCCGTGTCGGCCAGGTAG
- a CDS encoding serine/threonine protein kinase, producing MDQPADDEPIDRVLLPPQLDESNALPAGTRFAELEIISTLGVGGFGIVYLAQDHALQRRVAIKEYMPAQLVRRASGSLVTVRAGVLRETFELGRRSFVNEARLLARFDHPALLKVYRFWEANGTAYMVMPYLQGQTLKQARLAMAQRPDEDWLRRVLLTLLDGLALLHAEAIVHRDISPDNILLPEGGGDPILLDFGAARQAIEDRSQHMTAILKPSFAPIEQYAEATGLRQGPWTDLYALGAVMHYLLLGHTPPPATARAMVDEYLPLSGAGLLGYSMPLLLCLDWMLRVHPQERPQSVAELRAALAGERAAPLPPQPTAPAVHQGLSARGTGYEPTQQLPAPPPSPPPDLLLEAEPAPVPPPAAPSPALPPAPLPEPRQAEPVPVPEPAPAGMARRLGLTLLLAGLAATAGWMWLPRGATPPPAAVPASAAGASAVPAVITEARDEAGVPVRTGTPLAASQARPRPPARANAASAVAPPPQAASRTESAAGPREACGSRSFLALAYCIDRECEKPVFQQHPECLRLRELRENRQRNRQ from the coding sequence ATGGACCAGCCCGCCGACGACGAGCCGATCGACCGCGTGCTGCTGCCGCCGCAGCTGGACGAGTCGAACGCGCTGCCGGCCGGCACGCGCTTTGCGGAGCTGGAGATCATCAGCACGCTGGGCGTGGGCGGCTTCGGCATCGTCTACCTGGCGCAGGACCATGCGCTGCAGCGCCGCGTGGCGATCAAGGAATACATGCCGGCGCAGCTGGTGCGGCGCGCCAGCGGCAGCCTGGTGACGGTGCGCGCCGGCGTGCTGCGCGAGACCTTCGAGCTGGGGCGGCGCAGCTTCGTCAACGAGGCGCGGCTGCTGGCGCGCTTCGACCACCCGGCCCTGCTGAAGGTCTACCGCTTCTGGGAAGCGAACGGCACGGCCTATATGGTGATGCCCTATCTGCAGGGCCAGACGCTCAAGCAGGCGCGGCTGGCGATGGCGCAGCGCCCCGACGAGGACTGGCTGCGCCGCGTGCTGCTCACCCTGCTGGATGGCCTGGCGTTGCTGCATGCCGAGGCCATCGTGCACCGCGACATCTCGCCCGACAACATCCTGCTGCCCGAGGGTGGCGGCGATCCCATCCTGTTGGACTTCGGCGCGGCGCGCCAGGCCATCGAGGATCGCAGCCAGCACATGACGGCCATCCTCAAGCCCAGCTTCGCGCCGATCGAGCAATACGCCGAGGCCACCGGCCTGCGCCAGGGCCCCTGGACCGATCTCTACGCGCTCGGCGCGGTGATGCATTACCTGCTGCTGGGCCATACCCCGCCGCCCGCCACCGCGCGCGCCATGGTGGACGAATACCTGCCGCTCTCCGGCGCCGGCCTGCTGGGCTATTCAATGCCCTTGCTGCTGTGCCTGGACTGGATGTTGCGCGTCCATCCGCAGGAGCGCCCGCAGTCGGTGGCCGAGCTGCGCGCCGCGCTGGCGGGCGAACGCGCCGCACCGCTGCCGCCACAGCCCACCGCGCCGGCGGTGCACCAGGGCCTGTCGGCGCGTGGCACTGGCTACGAGCCTACCCAACAGCTGCCGGCACCGCCGCCGTCGCCCCCGCCCGATCTGCTGCTGGAGGCCGAGCCCGCGCCCGTACCGCCACCCGCGGCGCCATCGCCCGCCTTGCCGCCAGCGCCGCTGCCCGAACCACGCCAGGCCGAGCCCGTGCCCGTGCCCGAGCCCGCGCCGGCCGGCATGGCCAGGCGCTTGGGTCTGACGCTGCTGCTGGCGGGCCTGGCTGCGACGGCCGGCTGGATGTGGCTGCCTAGGGGGGCAACGCCACCACCGGCTGCGGTGCCGGCATCCGCGGCAGGCGCCAGCGCCGTGCCCGCCGTGATCACCGAGGCGCGCGACGAGGCCGGCGTGCCGGTGCGCACCGGCACGCCGTTGGCGGCCAGCCAGGCCAGGCCGCGTCCGCCGGCGCGTGCCAACGCGGCCTCGGCGGTCGCACCGCCACCCCAAGCGGCCAGCCGCACCGAATCGGCTGCCGGTCCGCGCGAGGCCTGCGGCAGCCGTAGCTTCCTGGCGCTGGCCTATTGCATCGACCGCGAATGCGAGAAGCCGGTATTCCAGCAGCACCCGGAATGCCTGCGCCTGCGCGAGCTGCGCGAAAACCGGCAGCGCAACCGCCAGTAA
- a CDS encoding glutathione S-transferase family protein produces MIHLHYYPSNASFAPHVLLEELGLPFELKLVDRDQGAHKSPAYLKLNPMGLIPTLVDGELVLSETAAILLHLADTHPAAGLLPALGTAERAQAYKWLMWLTNTLQPLLMAYYYPERWVDEGNAAGVAQVKAHAEAQISAPGGLLDLLEAEFQRHQGPWTLGASYSALDPFSFMLCRWTRGFARPARSWPALGAFLQRMLARPAVQRAIATEQLPQPWI; encoded by the coding sequence ATGATCCATTTGCACTACTACCCCAGCAATGCCAGCTTCGCGCCGCATGTGCTGCTGGAAGAACTGGGCCTGCCCTTCGAACTCAAGCTGGTGGACCGCGACCAGGGCGCACACAAGTCGCCCGCGTACCTGAAGCTCAACCCCATGGGCCTGATCCCGACCCTGGTGGATGGCGAGCTGGTGCTGTCGGAAACCGCCGCCATCCTGCTGCACCTGGCCGACACCCACCCGGCGGCCGGGCTGCTGCCGGCATTGGGCACGGCCGAACGCGCGCAGGCCTACAAATGGCTGATGTGGCTCACCAACACCCTGCAGCCGCTGCTGATGGCCTACTACTACCCGGAGCGCTGGGTGGACGAGGGCAACGCCGCCGGCGTGGCCCAGGTGAAGGCCCATGCCGAGGCGCAGATCAGCGCGCCCGGCGGCCTGCTGGACCTCCTGGAAGCCGAGTTCCAGCGCCACCAGGGTCCCTGGACGCTGGGCGCAAGCTACAGCGCACTGGACCCCTTCAGCTTCATGCTGTGCCGCTGGACGCGCGGCTTCGCGCGCCCGGCGCGCAGCTGGCCGGCGCTGGGCGCCTTTCTGCAGCGCATGCTGGCGCGGCCCGCGGTGCAGCGCGCCATCGCCACCGAACAGCTGCCGCAGCCCTGGATTTAG
- a CDS encoding (2Fe-2S)-binding protein, with product MSQKTTLKVNGKTVTREIAPDRLLVQFLREDLALTGTHVGCDTSQCGACTVHVNGRAVKSCNVLAVQLNGAEITTIEGLAAANGELHPMQAAFKECHGLQCGFCTPGMVMSAVDLVQHHGCSSEAQIREGLEGNFCRCTGYQNIVRAVQLGAQGMK from the coding sequence ATGAGCCAGAAAACGACGCTCAAGGTCAACGGCAAGACGGTGACGCGCGAGATCGCGCCCGACCGCTTGCTGGTGCAATTCCTGCGCGAGGATCTCGCGCTCACCGGCACCCATGTGGGTTGCGACACCAGCCAGTGCGGCGCCTGCACGGTGCATGTGAACGGCCGCGCGGTGAAGTCCTGCAATGTGCTGGCGGTGCAGCTGAACGGCGCCGAGATCACCACCATCGAGGGGCTCGCGGCCGCGAATGGCGAACTGCATCCCATGCAAGCCGCCTTCAAGGAATGCCATGGCCTGCAATGCGGCTTCTGCACCCCCGGCATGGTGATGAGCGCGGTGGACCTGGTGCAGCACCATGGCTGCAGCAGCGAGGCGCAGATCCGTGAGGGCCTGGAGGGCAATTTCTGCCGCTGCACCGGCTACCAGAACATCGTGCGCGCCGTGCAGCTCGGCGCCCAGGGAATGAAGTGA
- a CDS encoding c-type cytochrome, producing the protein MRWALLLLGLVALPALPALALDEPRFSAGWGFDQRTGPALYAAICAGCHMPDGRGARGAAAYPALAGNARLAATPYLLRMILKGGKAMPAFGSVLDDGQVGAVANEVLRRFGPPGQSAVAITNDEVATMRAAIQQEQRSQAP; encoded by the coding sequence ATGAGATGGGCGCTGCTGCTGCTCGGCCTCGTCGCCCTGCCCGCCCTGCCCGCGCTGGCGCTGGATGAGCCACGCTTCTCGGCCGGCTGGGGCTTCGACCAGCGCACCGGCCCGGCCCTCTATGCCGCGATCTGCGCCGGCTGCCACATGCCCGACGGCCGCGGCGCCCGTGGCGCGGCCGCCTACCCGGCGCTGGCGGGCAATGCACGCCTGGCCGCCACGCCCTATCTGCTGCGCATGATCCTGAAGGGCGGCAAGGCCATGCCGGCTTTTGGCAGCGTGCTCGACGATGGCCAGGTCGGCGCGGTGGCCAACGAGGTGCTGCGGCGCTTCGGCCCGCCCGGCCAGTCCGCCGTCGCCATCACCAACGACGAGGTGGCCACCATGCGCGCCGCCATCCAGCAAGAGCAGAGGAGCCAAGCCCCATGA
- a CDS encoding flavin monoamine oxidase family protein — protein MSRQTRPSTSRRAWLQQLGRAAGSGAVYAALTQLGLAQASPARADFGLGRAPKGARVLVLGAGLAGLVSAYELQRAGYQVQLLEYQARPGGRCWTLRGGDRYTELGGASQHCEFAPGEYFNPGPWRIPYHHHGVLGYCKRLGVALQPFIQVNHNAYVHGQQAFGGKPQRWRELQADFQGQVSELLAKVVQQHQLDETLSSEDQARLLEALRSHGALDAQGRYRAGEIAAERRGFGPQPGGGVSAAPPHDQPLGLHDVLASGLAGRLDLGSGFEYQMPLFQPVGGMDAIARALAKAVGPRIRYRARVTEIQQDERGVTAQYQDLARPGTPLSVSADWCICTLPLSVLSQVEMRISPALRAAIDAVSYFAAVKVGLQFGRRFWEEDEGIYGGISSTDLAIRTIGYPSHHFHARKGVLLGAYAFGANAYEFSALTPAERVREALRLGAQIHPQYPAEFEHGMAVAWHRHPATLGCFAWWTQAARERHYAQLLRMDGRLILAGEHASLLPAWQEGAVLSAQHAVTALHAKASA, from the coding sequence ATGAGCAGGCAAACCCGCCCATCCACGAGCCGCCGCGCCTGGCTGCAGCAGCTGGGCCGCGCGGCCGGCAGCGGCGCGGTCTATGCGGCGCTGACCCAGCTGGGCCTGGCGCAGGCCTCGCCGGCGCGCGCCGATTTCGGCCTGGGCCGCGCGCCCAAGGGGGCCCGCGTGCTGGTGCTGGGGGCAGGTCTTGCCGGCCTGGTGTCGGCCTATGAGCTGCAGCGCGCCGGCTACCAGGTGCAGCTGCTGGAATACCAGGCACGCCCCGGCGGCCGCTGCTGGACCCTGCGCGGCGGCGACCGCTACACCGAGTTGGGCGGCGCCAGCCAGCATTGCGAGTTCGCGCCGGGCGAGTATTTCAACCCCGGCCCCTGGCGCATCCCCTACCACCACCATGGCGTGCTGGGCTATTGCAAGCGCCTGGGCGTGGCGCTGCAGCCCTTCATCCAGGTCAACCACAACGCCTATGTGCATGGCCAGCAGGCCTTCGGCGGCAAGCCGCAGCGCTGGCGCGAGCTGCAGGCCGATTTCCAGGGCCAGGTGAGCGAGCTGCTGGCCAAGGTGGTGCAGCAGCATCAGCTCGACGAGACCCTCAGCAGCGAGGACCAGGCACGCCTGCTGGAGGCCTTGCGCAGCCATGGCGCCCTGGATGCCCAGGGGCGCTACCGCGCCGGCGAGATCGCCGCCGAGCGGCGCGGCTTCGGCCCGCAGCCGGGTGGCGGCGTGTCTGCCGCGCCGCCACATGATCAGCCGCTGGGCCTGCATGATGTGCTGGCCAGCGGCCTGGCCGGCCGGCTCGATCTGGGCAGCGGCTTCGAATACCAGATGCCGCTGTTCCAGCCGGTGGGCGGCATGGACGCGATCGCGCGGGCCCTGGCCAAGGCAGTGGGCCCGCGCATCCGCTACCGGGCGCGCGTCACCGAGATCCAGCAGGACGAACGCGGCGTGACGGCGCAATACCAAGACCTCGCCCGCCCCGGCACGCCGCTGAGCGTGAGCGCCGACTGGTGCATCTGCACCCTGCCGCTGTCGGTGCTCTCGCAAGTGGAGATGCGCATCAGCCCGGCGCTGCGCGCCGCCATCGATGCGGTGAGCTATTTCGCCGCGGTCAAGGTGGGCCTGCAGTTCGGGCGCCGCTTCTGGGAAGAGGACGAGGGCATCTACGGCGGCATCAGCAGCACCGATCTGGCGATACGCACGATCGGCTACCCCAGCCACCATTTCCACGCCCGCAAGGGCGTGCTGCTGGGCGCCTATGCCTTTGGCGCCAATGCCTACGAGTTCAGCGCGCTGACCCCGGCCGAGCGCGTGCGCGAGGCGCTGCGCCTGGGCGCTCAGATCCATCCGCAATACCCGGCCGAGTTCGAGCATGGCATGGCGGTGGCCTGGCATCGCCACCCGGCCACGCTGGGCTGCTTTGCCTGGTGGACGCAGGCGGCGCGCGAGCGCCATTACGCGCAGCTGCTGCGGATGGACGGGCGCCTGATCCTGGCCGGCGAGCATGCCTCGCTGCTGCCGGCCTGGCAGGAGGGCGCGGTGCTCTCGGCCCAGCATGCGGTGACGGCTTTGCATGCGAAGGCCAGCGCATGA
- a CDS encoding XdhC family protein translates to MDNVDLQVLRQVAQWLDDEKRGVVLGTITRTWGSAPRPVGSLVAVRDDGQIAGSVSGGCIEDDLVAKLREGALRLSKPELIRYGVGAEEATRFGLPCGGTLELVLEPLGPASQVQALLAKLAAGARVRRVLDMHSGAVSLHAPEAGADVVQLSATTLITHHGPQWRLLVIGAGQLTQYLANFALALDYQVLVCDPRDEYQPEIPGARITREMPDDCVLAFAPDGHSAIVALTHDPKLDDLALMEALKSPAFYVGAIGSRLNQAKRRARLAEHFGLSEAELARLHGPVGLHIGARTPPEIALSILAHMTAERYGVTLSSSSAGSGAEAGCSL, encoded by the coding sequence ATGGACAACGTGGATCTGCAGGTGCTGCGTCAGGTGGCGCAATGGCTGGATGATGAAAAGCGCGGCGTGGTGCTGGGCACCATCACGCGCACCTGGGGCTCGGCACCGCGGCCGGTGGGTTCGCTGGTGGCGGTGCGCGACGATGGCCAGATCGCCGGCTCGGTCTCGGGCGGCTGCATCGAGGACGACCTGGTTGCCAAGCTGCGCGAGGGCGCGCTGCGGCTCAGCAAGCCCGAGCTGATCCGCTATGGCGTGGGCGCCGAGGAGGCCACGCGCTTCGGCCTGCCCTGCGGCGGCACGCTGGAACTGGTGCTGGAGCCGCTGGGGCCGGCCTCGCAGGTGCAGGCCCTGCTCGCCAAGCTGGCCGCCGGCGCTCGCGTGCGGCGCGTGCTGGACATGCACAGCGGCGCCGTCAGCCTGCATGCGCCCGAGGCCGGTGCCGATGTGGTGCAACTCAGCGCCACCACCCTCATCACCCACCACGGCCCGCAATGGCGCCTGCTCGTCATCGGCGCCGGCCAGCTCACCCAGTACCTCGCCAACTTCGCGCTGGCGCTCGACTACCAGGTGCTGGTGTGCGACCCGCGCGACGAATACCAGCCCGAGATCCCCGGCGCCCGCATCACCCGCGAGATGCCCGACGACTGCGTGCTGGCCTTTGCCCCGGATGGCCACAGCGCCATCGTGGCCCTGACCCACGACCCCAAGCTCGACGACCTGGCGCTGATGGAAGCGCTCAAGAGCCCGGCCTTCTATGTCGGCGCGATCGGCTCACGCCTCAACCAAGCCAAGCGCCGCGCCCGCCTGGCCGAGCATTTCGGCCTCAGCGAGGCCGAGCTGGCGCGCCTGCACGGCCCGGTGGGCCTGCACATCGGCGCACGCACGCCACCCGAGATCGCGCTGTCCATCCTGGCGCACATGACCGCCGAACGCTACGGCGTCACGCTCAGCAGTTCGTCGGCCGGCTCGGGCGCGGAGGCGGGCTGCAGCCTCTAG